Below is a genomic region from Billgrantia tianxiuensis.
GTGTCGCTCCTGAATCGGTCGAGAGATGAAGGCCGAGTGGCCGTCACTGACATGACGATTCAGGAGGGCACCGTGTGACATGCGGTTCCCAAGCGCAGGTCAATGCATCGTTTCATCTGGCTCCGGATGAAGAGGCAGCAAGCGGCCATGTTCGCGGTATAGCCCGATGTCGCGCAGCATTCGCGGGTCGCACTCTTTCAATGCGAAATAATCCCGACGGCTGGGAATACTTCGACCGCCTCGCTTCAGCCATGTGATGAGCTTGTGCAGGACCATGTTCCTTCTCCCAAAGTGACATCTCACGGCGACTTTGCGGCTCCGGTCGAGAGGGAACACTCCGTTTATTGCCCTTGAATGCGTTCGACCCACCCAGGGGGTGCCCGAAAAAGCATGACCTACGATCAGGGGCGTGAAATGGCTCAGCATGTCAAGGAAACCGGCGTCGCTATTTATTTTGCTATCCACATAGCCCCTGGAAACTTGGAGGCAACGAGAATATTAATGGCCTTATTCGTCAATATTTACCGAAAGGGACGGATCTCTTCGTGCACAGCCAAGAAGAACTAGGCGAGATTGCCTTCGAGCTGAGTATACGGCCTAGAAAACGCTTCGACTTTATATTGCCCGATAGAAGTGTTGAGCTAACTGATGGATAAGCACCATGAAAGCCCACCAACAATCCAATGAATGTGTTGCACTCAGAGTCTGCTACTGCCCCATCCAGCAGCGGCTTAGAGGCTCCAAGGTGCCGCGTTGACTTGTGGCAACAAAGCCGACCTTGTATCCTGCCAGCGCGGCAAGTCAGCCAAGGAAAGTTCCAGCATGCAGGGTGCGCGCAACACCGCAAAAGAGCCTCGCACAACCACTCGCACCCGTTTAGCGAACATTCGCACCCGCGTGGCGAACGCGTTCAGGCAAACCGTAACAAGGCTGTGTGCCGAGATTCGCACACCGCGCTTCATTGGCGCCTCGGTAGTCGCACTGGTCTGGCTGGTCGTCTTGTGTGGTTTCGGTCTGGCCGTCGGCAGCGGGCGCCAAAACACCTTAGCTGACCAGGACTTTGAGCCCTTTCAACTGCCCACAGCGCAGGACGCTCAGGTGATTCTGCCCACCGAGCTTGGCGGTACGCTGGAGCCTGCCGCCGGCTTTGAAGGCTACCCATACACGCGCAGTGAGGGGCGCCATTGGTTCAATCTGTTCTTGCCAGCCAACCACGTGCCCGGACTGACCGTGGATGCTCCTGTCGGCTTGGAAAACATTCGCCTGCTGGCGCAGGATGGCAGCCTGCTGTGCGCTCCCGAAGTAGAGTTGAAGTTATCCGCAGATCCCAGCAGCATAGGCATCAAGGCCGACCTTGACCTGTCACAGCAGAGCACCAACTACTGGAGGCCCTCGGTTGCAGGGTATCGGCTGAAGGTGCGATGGGATCGGCGCTTCCAGGGCTGTCCCTACGAGCAGCCGGCGTCGGTTCTGGCTGACGTCGCACAGCGGCAGACGACAGCAACGGAGCCGCACCAGCTGGAGCTCACCGCCGCGCCGAGCAAACTGCAAGCCGGCAGCAGTTCAATGACCGCCAAACCCGGCGCACTGCCCGGGGAATGGTGGGTCGAGATAGTCAACTCGGGCCAGCAACGCTGGCAGTTTGCGGTTGCCGAGCCTCCGGCGCATCAAGGCTGGAGCATCAAGCCTCGTACTCTACCCAGCCCCGGCCCGATCACTGAAAACTATCAGCTGCGCTTCAACGCTGCAGCGCCTGCAGAACTGCCGATAACGCTGCTGCATACGGAAGAGGAACGCATTGCCGATGTGCGTTTTTCAACTGAGCGGGATCAGCGCACTAGGTCCTCGATACCGCCGACCTGGCACCTGCCCTTGCGGCACACGGACACAGACCTGACCCTGGACTTGCCCATGCACGCCCAGGGTCGCGAGTACCATGAACTCTTTCTCCCCATCGCCATGAGCTACGCCTGCGAACTCCAGGTTGTAGGGGCAGATCTGCCGCTGCAATGGCGTCCGGTAGAGCGCCTGTTTGTCTACTCATCCGCCCGCTATGAAGATTTTGAGGACTATCAGCAACGCCGCCTGTCCGCCGAGCCGTACTCGCGCTATGCCCAGCTGCCTGAGGAGTATCTCGGTCGCGTGCGCTGGGAGCTGCAAAGCACGGATGGCGAGCAGCGCTTCTTTCACGACCTTGAGGTGACGAGCGAGTTGCGTTGTCCTGCCGGGGTAACCTGGCAGCCCTTGACCTACCAGCAGAGTGAATTGCCATGGTTGGTGCCGCTGGAGGCAATGCCCGAGCCCAGCGTGGATCTGGCCCAACCCGCGCGCGAGTTCTTTGGTCGATTTCGCTTTCTCGATGCCAATGGCGAGGCACTGATGCCCATGGCGCGAGCCGCAGACCTGACAGACCCTGCCCTAGAGTCCTTCGTGTTCCCCGAGGGCCAGCTCAAGTTTCATGGCGAAGTGGCGCGTATAGAACAGTTGCAGATAGATGACTCCACGGCGCACTCGCAACGCTGGACCTACCGTTTCATGTCCTTGGAGGCCTACTGACATGCGGCGTATTGCACTGGCACTGCTGTTTGTAGTCCCAACCTGGACAATGGCGGGCATCGCCCCCTCACTGCTGGAAGAACTGGGGCCTCCGCTATTGGATACGGATGGCTGCGCACTGAGCGAGGAAGAAGTTCACAAGGAGCGCAATGAAGCGGGCGATCTGATCGAATGCGGCCAGTACCTCGATGGCTCCAGAGAGGGTTATTGGGTACTCAGGGACGACACCGACTCACGCTGGCAGGGCTGGTTTCACAAGGGCCAAGAGCAGGGAACCTGGCTGGTCACATCGCCCTCCGGACAGCTACTGGGCGTAGTGCGTTTTGACAACAACGGCCAGCGCCACGGTGTCTCTTATGAGCTGGGACCCGATGGCCGCCTGATCCGGCATCACGTGCATGCACATGGCAGCGCACTGAGCAGTTGTGGCCTGTGGGTAGGACAATGTTAGCGCTGTTGGCTGCACCCGATTCGGTGCTGTGGGTATCGCTCGCCCTGTTGGCTGCGGGCTATGTTTGCTGGTTGCTGGGACGTTACTGCTCGTGGGGTGCAATCTCCATGGCAGCAGCTCTGGCCTGCGGCGTACTGGCTATTCTTGCCAGCAGCCACTATCTGCTGTTCATATGGGCTCCAGAGCTAAGCGCGGGCCTGCCCGGGTTGCTCCTAGGGTTACCGCTGGTCTATGGGGCGAGCCTGGGATTATTGACGCTCCAAGGTAAACGCTCTCGTCTGAGGGCCTCGCTGGTACTGGCGAGTGTTTGCGCCACGCTGATGCTATGGGATGGGCAACGCCTGTGGCCTGCGATTTATTTTGACCTCAAGGGCACCGTGCTGGGCTATCCACCACTGGTACTGCATACCTCCGAAGACCTTGGTGAGTACGTGCCACCGGCCGGAACCCGGCTCATCTTCAAGCCGACCGGAAACGAACTCTCTTGCGGCCTGTTTGCGAACTCCGAGCCATCGAGGCCAGCGTTATCCTACAGGGCCTCCTGCCGGGATTATTACTGGGGCCAAGCCATGGCTTCCCTTGATTACTCTGCCTACATGGATCTACCCAGGCTGTATGCATTGGAGAAGCTGTGGGAAGAAAAGTCCCCTGGGCGACTGTCGTCGGGGTTGTTTCATAGCAGCTTGGATGAGCTGACAATTACCGACCTCCAGCGTCTCTGCCCGCAAAGCGACGACTGCCTCGCCAGCAAGCAAATGATCACCTCGTTACTGGGCGTGCAGAGCTGGGAAACGCTCACGGAAGACGAGCCAACGGCCACTGCGTCTTTGCCGCTGTCGCTTAGAACGCTCGATTACATCGATCTGAAAGAGCTGCTGCGCACGCTGGACGCGGACGTCCGCGTCCAGCTGGGAAGACGCGTGGCCGGGATAGTTGCGGTCTACGCCGATGCTCAGGCACGCAGTCTCGCGTTGCGGGACATGACACCGGATTACCCCCGGCCAGAGTACCGGTCATGGTCACGGAGCAACAGTGCAGGCCAATGGCCTGCTTTGAGAGATATCGCGGATGAGCTCGCCATAGACATACCGAACATCGGCACCCTGAGTCGCTTGCAGAGGGCCGTGCTCATCGCTGTCGAATCACGGTCTGACGGAGGTGTGCGGTTGCTCTACCACACTGCCGTAGGGCTGCAATCCACGGCCGCTTTGCTGGCTTTCATCGCACCATTGGCATGGCTGGTCATTGTCATATTCATGCTGCTGCGACGTAGCCCAAGACCAGTGCGCCAGCGCATTGGCGACGAGCTGGCCGGTAGCGTTTCTTGACTGGCACGGTGAGGCGGAATCGGAGAGGGCGCGAGCTTCAGCCGTGGCATGACTTTTCTCAGGTTCAGGGGCTTCTCCTCGCGAGTGTGGCGTGTTTCGGCCACTTTCCCGCTCGGATCGAGAGGCACACTCCGTTTATTGCCGTCAAAGGCGCGCGCTGGCGAGGAGATCAAGGGCCGCCGAGTAACCGCGCATCTGGTGCACCGGGAAGGAAGCTGCCCGACGGTAAAGGCCGGTAGCATGATTGGCCTTGATCACCGGGCGGCTGAGAGAGGAAATGGTACTGCGCTAGGCGGCGGCCTGCTCTTCCTTTTCGTAGTTGATCATCCAGGCAACGCCGAACCGATCCACCAGCATGCCGAAGCGATGCGCCCAGAAGGTTTCCTCTAGCGGCATCTGCACGGTGCCGTTGTCGGCCAGCGCATTGAATAGGCGTTCGGCCTCTTCTATCGAGTCGACGCCGATCGCAATGCTCGCACCCTTGATGCCTTCGTAGGGCGCAGGGCTGCAGGGGGAGTTGTCCGACGCCATCAGCAACTGGTCGCCAATACGCAGTCGTGCATGCATGACAAGATTGCTGGCTTCTTCGGGTATCTCCATGCCTTCGCTGGCGGGCATTTCGGCGTAGGTAGCCATAGCCTCGAGCTTGGCGTCGAA
It encodes:
- a CDS encoding VOC family protein, whose amino-acid sequence is MQLSTYLIFNDNCREAFEFYQRCFDAKLEAMATYAEMPASEGMEIPEEASNLVMHARLRIGDQLLMASDNSPCSPAPYEGIKGASIAIGVDSIEEAERLFNALADNGTVQMPLEETFWAHRFGMLVDRFGVAWMINYEKEEQAAA
- a CDS encoding toxin-antitoxin system YwqK family antitoxin codes for the protein MRRIALALLFVVPTWTMAGIAPSLLEELGPPLLDTDGCALSEEEVHKERNEAGDLIECGQYLDGSREGYWVLRDDTDSRWQGWFHKGQEQGTWLVTSPSGQLLGVVRFDNNGQRHGVSYELGPDGRLIRHHVHAHGSALSSCGLWVGQC